From Armatimonadota bacterium:
TTCAGGTCGGCTGGGGCGCATTCAGGGGCTTCGGAGCGGTATTGGTCCTGTGGCTTTGGGCTCCGACCATTTTCGCATTCGCTTTGTGGCAGCTGATCTCCAATGCCCTCTATTGCGTCCTCGTTCGATTGAGCCTCTGGCGCACCCTGTCACCGGACCCGGCGCAACCCCGGCCGCGGTTCAAATGGCAGGTGTTCAACGACACGTGGCGTTACGCAGCGGGCATGGCCGGGATGGCGGTCGTTTCCACTCTCCTCACGCAGGCGGACAAGTTGACGGTCAGCAAGATGATGACCCTCGAGGTGCTGGGGTACTATACGCTTGCCGGCGCGCTGGCGTCGCTTCCCCTGATGCTGGCTAGTCCCATAGCCTCCGCCGTGTTCCCGCGGCTTACCGGTCTCGTCGAAATGGGTGACCACACCGGCCTCGTGCGGCTCTACCACAGGACCTGTGAACTGGTAGGCGTCGCGATCCTCCCGGTGGGGTTGACAGTCGCGTTTTTCGCGGGCGATTTCGTTTTCGCGTGGACGGGTTCCGCGGTCACCGCCCATAGGGCGGGTCTCGTAGCCTCCCTGTTGCTCGTGGGTCAGCTGATGCAGGCCCTCACCGTCGTGCCATTCTACCTTGCCCTGGCGCACGGCAACATCAAGCTGAACATACTCGTTGGAGTCAGCTCAGTAGTCCTGATCACACCTCTACTCTTCTTCCTGATAAGGGCTTATGGGGTCGTAGGCGCGGGAATGTCCTGGGTGATCATGAACCTCTGTACTTTGCCGCCTTATATGTACCTTCTGCATAAGCGCTTCGTTCCTGGCGAGCTTCGCAAGTGGTGTCTCGGGAGCGTCGTCCGGCCATTCATTACCGCTTTTCCCTTCGTTTTGCT
This genomic window contains:
- a CDS encoding oligosaccharide flippase family protein — its product is MIRQNIISNVIARIWGVISVYLFVPLYLKFLGIDAYGLVGFYSTLVAVFAFADMGFSATLNRQMARLTVREDSAGEMRDLLRTYETTYLCISFAVGVICWALAPLIAEHWLRSKVLGPHEMSSAIRLMGVAIALQMPTGLYTGGLMGLQKQVRANVLQVGWGAFRGFGAVLVLWLWAPTIFAFALWQLISNALYCVLVRLSLWRTLSPDPAQPRPRFKWQVFNDTWRYAAGMAGMAVVSTLLTQADKLTVSKMMTLEVLGYYTLAGALASLPLMLASPIASAVFPRLTGLVEMGDHTGLVRLYHRTCELVGVAILPVGLTVAFFAGDFVFAWTGSAVTAHRAGLVASLLLVGQLMQALTVVPFYLALAHGNIKLNILVGVSSVVLITPLLFFLIRAYGVVGAGMSWVIMNLCTLPPYMYLLHKRFVPGELRKWCLGSVVRPFITAFPFVLLGRWLAPHTASRLMSFFLIGIVAGVATAATAFAVPELRDRVLMRTRRAFGVSYGTE